A stretch of Rhododendron vialii isolate Sample 1 chromosome 4a, ASM3025357v1 DNA encodes these proteins:
- the LOC131322788 gene encoding uncharacterized protein LOC131322788 isoform X2: MEKLTNLLLLDLRDCGQLEFIPRGVISNLTSLEELYLPDTFDQWEATDHKRQDKSIRNVTLEELRWSLSTGQLTTLQMNVPDVMLLPKEGLNFENLKIFWISVGLYSYSANISSQRYTPYTNLPGTRVFKCERSSLPNEFIPLVDKAESLYLKDIEGLKKLLQDRGVGNNRFLDLKYLEVRSCDDYLEYLIGEPKSFDQSHGLLYPSKSFNNLIEVIVERCELKYLFSPFSTRGLVHLKKLKVKSCEIMEEIVGFEGQNDEDKLTSAVNFSKLSQLQLTDLPNLISFYAKKEKTRTTMGSSSAHAQPLFNEKVVFPVLEILTICGVGNIIEILDNHSIAVWQEQGSFCKLMEMNVDECDKLMHVYPSNMHPLLKNLEKLNVDDCGIMKGVVRFEGQLGEDGLRNDPICFHKLTNLSLSNLPNLVSFCTESGTVPGTTNDDATIHGQSIFNEKAIFPVLERLFIRMLDNIIKIWDNQSIAVVEERGSFCQLTDVHVESCNKLMHVLSSNMHPLLKNLKELVLRNYGTMKGITEFEREIEEDGLRNEVASPALEHLEMVGAPKLTEVQDKQPLPQPRIEVESLSKLECIMIGGCNQLLYVFPSNMLPQNLQELEIENCDVLEVIVSKELKEKEAINHDIIVFPQLKSVTLRYLPKLKSFYTETQGLFSDKVAFPVLKSLSFENLDKITRIWDNQPLSELEKEAKSFYQLMDIYVLCCVHLEYILPFYMLPQLKNLQELTICGCTKMEVIISKNPKEKEATINDTILFPQLKTVKLNELPNLKSLCTETQLFFSNKDAFPVLETIKLVPKGTLEFLWNEMAPTKEECGTSGKESDHNGEQG; the protein is encoded by the exons ATGGAAAAGTTGACCAATCTTCTTTTGTTAGATCTCAGAGATTGTGGACAGCTGGAGTTTATCCCACGAGGTGTCATATCCAATTTGACTAGCCTGGAAGAATTATACTTACCAGATACTTTTGACCAATGGGAGGCCACAGATCACAAGAGGCAGGACAAAAGCATAAGAAATGTGACCCTCGAGGAGCTAAGGTGGTCATTGAGTACTGGCCAACTAACCACTTTACAGATGAATGTACCGGATGTCATGCTATTGCCCAAGGAGGGCCTAAACTTTGAGAATTTGAAGATATTTTGGATCTCAGTGGGACTGTATTCTTACTCTGCGAATATTTCTTCTCAAAGATACACGCCGTATACAAATTTACCAGGGACAAGGGTATTTAAATGTGAACGGTCTTCTTTGCCAAATGAGTTCATCCCATTGGTGGACAAAGCTGAATCGCTATATCTCAAGGACATCGAGGGTTTGAAGAAGTTGCTTCAAGACAGAGGAGTTGGTAATAATAGATTTCTTGACTTGAAATACCTCGAAGTTAGGTCATGTGATGATTACTTGGAATATCTTATTGGTGAGCCAAAATCATTTGACCAAAGTCATGGGCTACTATATCCCTCaaagtcgttcaataatttaattGAGGTAATTGTTGAAAGATGTGAGTTAAAGTATCTCTTCTCCCCATTCTCCACAAGAGGACTTGTCCAcctaaaaaagttaaaagtaaaATCCTGTGAAATCATGGAGGAAATAGTTGGATTTGAAGGACAAAATGATGAAGATAAACTCACAAGTGCGGTGAACTTCAGTAAACTGAGTCAATTGCAATTGACGGATCTACCAAATCTCATAAGCTTCTACGCGAAAAAGGAAAAGACACGAACAACCATGGGAAGTTCTTCTGCCCATGCCCAACCTCTCTTCAATGAAAAG GTTGTTTTCCCCGTCTTGGAGATATTGACCATTTGTGGGGTGGGTAACATAATAGAGATTTTGGACAACCACTCAATTGCAGTCTGGCAAGAACAAGGGTCCTTCTGCAAACTGATGGAAATGAATGTCGATGAATGCGATAAACTGATGCATGTGTATCCGTCTAATATGCATCCATTGTTAAAGAATCTAGAAAAGCTAAATGTAGATGATTGTGGAATCATGAAGGGAGTGGTTAGATTTGAAGGACAACTAGGTGAAGATGGACTCAGAAATGATCCGATATGTTTCCACAAATTGACTAATTTGAGCTTGTCAAATCTTCCAAATCTTGTAAGCTTCTGTACTGAATCAGGGACGGTACCGGGCACAACCAACGACGACGCTACTATCCATGGACAATCCATTTTCAATGAAAAG GCTATTTTTCCTGTCTTGGAGAGATTGTTCATTCGTATGTTGGATAACATAATAAAGATTTGGGACAATCAATCAATTGCTGTCGTGGAGGAACGAGGGTCTTTCTGCCAATTGACAGACGTGCATGTCGAAAGTTGCAATAAACTGATGCATGTGTTGTCGTCTAATATGCATCCACTGTTAAAGAATCTAAAAGAGTTAGTACTACGCAACTATGGAACCATGAAGGGAATAACTGAAtttgagagagaaatagaagaaGATGGACTTAGAAATGAG GTTGCTTCCCCTGCCCTGGAACATTTAGAGATGGTTGGGGCGCCAAAGCTAACAGAGGTTCAGGATAAGCAACCACTCCCACAACCTAGAATAGAAGTTGAATCCTTGAGCAAACTGGAGTGCATTATGATTGGGGGCTGTAACCAATTGTTGTATGTATTTCCCTCCAATATGCTTCCTCAGAATCTGCAAGAACTCGAGATAGAAAATTGTGACGTGTTGGAGGTCATAGTCTCAAAGGAACTGAAGGAGAAAGAAGCGATCAACCATGACATCATTGTGTTCCCTCAGTTAAAGTCTGTGACACTTCGGTATTTGCCTAAGCTCAAAAGTTTCTATACCGAAACGCAAGGCCTCTTCTCCGACAAG GTTGCTTTTCCTGTCTTGAAAAGTTTGTCTTTTGAGAATTTAGATAAGATAACAAGAATTTGGGACAACCAACCACTCTCAGAACTagaaaaagaagctaaatcCTTCTACCAACTTATGGACATTTATGTTCTGTGTTGTGTGCACTTGGAGTATATATTGCCCTTCTATATGCTTCCTCAGTTAAAGAATCTGCAAGAACTCACTATATGCGGATGTACGAAGATGGAGGTGATAATCTCAAAGAACCCGAAGGAGAAAGAAGCCACCATCAATGATACCATTTTGTTCCCTCAGTTAAAGACCGTGAAACTTAATGAGTTGCCTAATCTCAAAAGTTTATGTACTGAAACGCAACTCTTCTTCTCCAACAAG GATGCATTCCCAGTATTGGAGACAATAAAACTAGTCCCTAAAGGTACTTTAGAGTTTCTCTGGAACGAGATGGCCCCTACGAAAGAG GAATGTGGTACAAGTGGCAAAGAAAGTGACCATAATGGTGAACAAGGCTGA
- the LOC131322788 gene encoding uncharacterized protein LOC131322788 isoform X6, with the protein MEKLTNLLLLDLRDCGQLEFIPRGVISNLTSLEELYLPDTFDQWEATDHKRQDKSIRNVTLEELRWSLSTGQLTTLQMNVPDVMLLPKEGLNFENLKIFWISVGLYSYSANISSQRYTPYTNLPGTRVFKCERSSLPNEFIPLVDKAESLYLKDIEGLKKLLQDRGVGNNRFLDLKYLEVRSCDDYLEYLIGEPKSFDQSHGLLYPSKSFNNLIEVIVERCELKYLFSPFSTRGLVHLKKLKVKSCEIMEEIVGFEGQNDEDKLTSAVNFSKLSQLQLTDLPNLISFYAKKEKTRTTMGSSSAHAQPLFNEKAIFPVLERLFIRMLDNIIKIWDNQSIAVVEDGLRNEVASPALEHLEMVGAPKLTEVQDKQPLPQPRIEVESLSKLECIMIGGCNQLLYVFPSNMLPQNLQELEIENCDVLEVIVSKELKEKEAINHDIIVFPQLKSVTLRYLPKLKSFYTETQGLFSDKVAFPVLKSLSFENLDKITRIWDNQPLSELEKEAKSFYQLMDIYVLCCVHLEYILPFYMLPQLKNLQELTICGCTKMEVIISKNPKEKEATINDTILFPQLKTVKLNELPNLKSLCTETQLFFSNKDAFPVLETIKLVPKGTLEFLWNEMAPTKEVSTEECGTSGKESDHNGEQG; encoded by the exons ATGGAAAAGTTGACCAATCTTCTTTTGTTAGATCTCAGAGATTGTGGACAGCTGGAGTTTATCCCACGAGGTGTCATATCCAATTTGACTAGCCTGGAAGAATTATACTTACCAGATACTTTTGACCAATGGGAGGCCACAGATCACAAGAGGCAGGACAAAAGCATAAGAAATGTGACCCTCGAGGAGCTAAGGTGGTCATTGAGTACTGGCCAACTAACCACTTTACAGATGAATGTACCGGATGTCATGCTATTGCCCAAGGAGGGCCTAAACTTTGAGAATTTGAAGATATTTTGGATCTCAGTGGGACTGTATTCTTACTCTGCGAATATTTCTTCTCAAAGATACACGCCGTATACAAATTTACCAGGGACAAGGGTATTTAAATGTGAACGGTCTTCTTTGCCAAATGAGTTCATCCCATTGGTGGACAAAGCTGAATCGCTATATCTCAAGGACATCGAGGGTTTGAAGAAGTTGCTTCAAGACAGAGGAGTTGGTAATAATAGATTTCTTGACTTGAAATACCTCGAAGTTAGGTCATGTGATGATTACTTGGAATATCTTATTGGTGAGCCAAAATCATTTGACCAAAGTCATGGGCTACTATATCCCTCaaagtcgttcaataatttaattGAGGTAATTGTTGAAAGATGTGAGTTAAAGTATCTCTTCTCCCCATTCTCCACAAGAGGACTTGTCCAcctaaaaaagttaaaagtaaaATCCTGTGAAATCATGGAGGAAATAGTTGGATTTGAAGGACAAAATGATGAAGATAAACTCACAAGTGCGGTGAACTTCAGTAAACTGAGTCAATTGCAATTGACGGATCTACCAAATCTCATAAGCTTCTACGCGAAAAAGGAAAAGACACGAACAACCATGGGAAGTTCTTCTGCCCATGCCCAACCTCTCTTCAATGAAAAG GCTATTTTTCCTGTCTTGGAGAGATTGTTCATTCGTATGTTGGATAACATAATAAAGATTTGGGACAATCAATCAATTGCTGTCGTGGA aGATGGACTTAGAAATGAG GTTGCTTCCCCTGCCCTGGAACATTTAGAGATGGTTGGGGCGCCAAAGCTAACAGAGGTTCAGGATAAGCAACCACTCCCACAACCTAGAATAGAAGTTGAATCCTTGAGCAAACTGGAGTGCATTATGATTGGGGGCTGTAACCAATTGTTGTATGTATTTCCCTCCAATATGCTTCCTCAGAATCTGCAAGAACTCGAGATAGAAAATTGTGACGTGTTGGAGGTCATAGTCTCAAAGGAACTGAAGGAGAAAGAAGCGATCAACCATGACATCATTGTGTTCCCTCAGTTAAAGTCTGTGACACTTCGGTATTTGCCTAAGCTCAAAAGTTTCTATACCGAAACGCAAGGCCTCTTCTCCGACAAG GTTGCTTTTCCTGTCTTGAAAAGTTTGTCTTTTGAGAATTTAGATAAGATAACAAGAATTTGGGACAACCAACCACTCTCAGAACTagaaaaagaagctaaatcCTTCTACCAACTTATGGACATTTATGTTCTGTGTTGTGTGCACTTGGAGTATATATTGCCCTTCTATATGCTTCCTCAGTTAAAGAATCTGCAAGAACTCACTATATGCGGATGTACGAAGATGGAGGTGATAATCTCAAAGAACCCGAAGGAGAAAGAAGCCACCATCAATGATACCATTTTGTTCCCTCAGTTAAAGACCGTGAAACTTAATGAGTTGCCTAATCTCAAAAGTTTATGTACTGAAACGCAACTCTTCTTCTCCAACAAG GATGCATTCCCAGTATTGGAGACAATAAAACTAGTCCCTAAAGGTACTTTAGAGTTTCTCTGGAACGAGATGGCCCCTACGAAAGAGGTATCCACGGAG GAATGTGGTACAAGTGGCAAAGAAAGTGACCATAATGGTGAACAAGGCTGA